A part of Carettochelys insculpta isolate YL-2023 chromosome 1, ASM3395843v1, whole genome shotgun sequence genomic DNA contains:
- the SETD4 gene encoding SET domain-containing protein 4 isoform X1 gives MVVESLEPPVQGSGTPRYHESGNELSRMRSTSSDFSDWSSWLYTSFLSMQKNRGRTSRKRRRKQFSSVHSNRVNQSHKLEYIQLKKWLKERGFNDSNLRPAQFADTGRGLMTTKAFQAGELVISLPEKCLLTTGTVLNSYLGEHIVKWKPPISPLLALCTFLIAEKFVGEQSLWKPYLDVLPKTYTCPVCLEQEVIRLLPDPLRRKAQEQRTAVQELYTSSRTFFSSLQSLFTENVETVFNYEALQWAWCTINTRTVYMKQSQRECFSREPDVYALAPYLDLLNHSPNVQVKAAFNEQTRCYEVRTGSYVRRHEELFICYGPHDNQRLLLEYGFVATDNPHSEVYVSEAILLKHVCPADEQRNMKLSILKDHDLLENVTIGRDGPSWRLLTALKLLCLGADEFTYWKKVLLGDVISARNEEKSLNIAAKIGFSLIEEMQHVLYQISQMKKDKVNLENQLALVEALLLEELTILQASAGTMCNLQMAIA, from the exons ATGGTGGTAGAGAGCCTCGAACCGCCGGTGCAGGGCTCGGGAACCCCGAGGTACCACGAGTCAG gtaatgaactttcgcGGAtgagatccacttcgtcagatttTTCAGATTGGAGTTCATG GTTGTATACATCATTTCTTAGCATGCAGAAAAATAGAGGTCGGACCAGtagaaagagaagaagaaaacaattTAGCAGTGTTCATTCAAACAGAG TAAACCAGAGTCACAAACTGGAATATATACAACTTAAGAAGTGGCTGAAAGAGAGGGGTTTTAATGACAGTAATTTAAGACCAGCACAGTTTGCAG ATACAGGAAGAGGACTAATGACGACAAAAGCCTTTCAG GCAGGGGAACTGGTTATTTCATTGCCGGAGAAATGCTTGCTCACCACTGGTACTGTCCTTAATAGCTACCTCGGGGAACACATTGTAAa ATGGAAACCTCCCATATCGCCTTTGCTGGctctgtgcacatttttaatagcaGAGAAATTTGTTGGTGAGCAGTCTTTATGGAAGCCTTACCTTGATGTTTTACCAAAGACCTACACCTGCCCTGTTTGTCTGGAGCAAGAAGTAATAAGACTTCTTCCTGATCCCTTAAGAAGGAAGGCTCAGGAGCAAAGAACAGCAGTCCAGGAACTGTATACTTCTTCCAGGactttcttctcttctcttcaaTCTTTGTTTACTGAGAATGTAGAAACAGTTTTTAACTATGAGGCTCTGCAGTGGGCTTGGTGCACCATTAATACGAGAACAGTGTACATGAAGCAGTCACAAAGGGAATGTTTCTCTAGAGAGCCAGATGTTTATGCACTGGCACCTTATTTAGACCTGCTAAACCACAGTCCAAATGTTCAG GTAAAAGCTGCATTTAATGAGCAGACAAGATGCTACGAAGTTAGGACAGGTTCTTATGTCAGAAGACACGAAGAACTGTTTATCTGTTACGGCCCTCACGATAACCAGCGGCTTCTGCTAGAATATGGATTTGTTGCCACCGACAACCCACACAGTGAGGTTTATGTCTCAGAAG CTATTCTTCTTAAACACGTTTGTCCAGCAGACGAGCAGAGAAATATGAAGCTTTCCATTCTAAAGGATCATGACTTGCTAGA AAATGTGACAATTGGAAGGGATGGCCCATCGTGGAGACTCCTCACAGCTCTCAAGTTGTTATGTCTTGGAGCAGATGAATT TACCTACTGGAAGAAAGTGCTGCTTGGTGATGTAATTTCAGCCAGAAATGAAGAGAAGAGTTTGAACATAGCTGCAAAAATAGGCTTTTCTTTAATAGAAGAGATGCAGCATGTCCTTTACCAG ATTTCCCAAATGAAAAAGGACAAAGTGAACCTTGAAAACCAGCTGGCTTTGGTGGAAGCACTGCTCCTGGAAGAGCTGACAATCTTGCAAGCATCTGCAGGGACTATGTGCAACTTGCAGATGGCAATAGCTTGA
- the SETD4 gene encoding SET domain-containing protein 4 isoform X2 gives MQKNRGRTSRKRRRKQFSSVHSNRVNQSHKLEYIQLKKWLKERGFNDSNLRPAQFADTGRGLMTTKAFQAGELVISLPEKCLLTTGTVLNSYLGEHIVKWKPPISPLLALCTFLIAEKFVGEQSLWKPYLDVLPKTYTCPVCLEQEVIRLLPDPLRRKAQEQRTAVQELYTSSRTFFSSLQSLFTENVETVFNYEALQWAWCTINTRTVYMKQSQRECFSREPDVYALAPYLDLLNHSPNVQVKAAFNEQTRCYEVRTGSYVRRHEELFICYGPHDNQRLLLEYGFVATDNPHSEVYVSEAILLKHVCPADEQRNMKLSILKDHDLLENVTIGRDGPSWRLLTALKLLCLGADEFTYWKKVLLGDVISARNEEKSLNIAAKIGFSLIEEMQHVLYQISQMKKDKVNLENQLALVEALLLEELTILQASAGTMCNLQMAIA, from the exons ATGCAGAAAAATAGAGGTCGGACCAGtagaaagagaagaagaaaacaattTAGCAGTGTTCATTCAAACAGAG TAAACCAGAGTCACAAACTGGAATATATACAACTTAAGAAGTGGCTGAAAGAGAGGGGTTTTAATGACAGTAATTTAAGACCAGCACAGTTTGCAG ATACAGGAAGAGGACTAATGACGACAAAAGCCTTTCAG GCAGGGGAACTGGTTATTTCATTGCCGGAGAAATGCTTGCTCACCACTGGTACTGTCCTTAATAGCTACCTCGGGGAACACATTGTAAa ATGGAAACCTCCCATATCGCCTTTGCTGGctctgtgcacatttttaatagcaGAGAAATTTGTTGGTGAGCAGTCTTTATGGAAGCCTTACCTTGATGTTTTACCAAAGACCTACACCTGCCCTGTTTGTCTGGAGCAAGAAGTAATAAGACTTCTTCCTGATCCCTTAAGAAGGAAGGCTCAGGAGCAAAGAACAGCAGTCCAGGAACTGTATACTTCTTCCAGGactttcttctcttctcttcaaTCTTTGTTTACTGAGAATGTAGAAACAGTTTTTAACTATGAGGCTCTGCAGTGGGCTTGGTGCACCATTAATACGAGAACAGTGTACATGAAGCAGTCACAAAGGGAATGTTTCTCTAGAGAGCCAGATGTTTATGCACTGGCACCTTATTTAGACCTGCTAAACCACAGTCCAAATGTTCAG GTAAAAGCTGCATTTAATGAGCAGACAAGATGCTACGAAGTTAGGACAGGTTCTTATGTCAGAAGACACGAAGAACTGTTTATCTGTTACGGCCCTCACGATAACCAGCGGCTTCTGCTAGAATATGGATTTGTTGCCACCGACAACCCACACAGTGAGGTTTATGTCTCAGAAG CTATTCTTCTTAAACACGTTTGTCCAGCAGACGAGCAGAGAAATATGAAGCTTTCCATTCTAAAGGATCATGACTTGCTAGA AAATGTGACAATTGGAAGGGATGGCCCATCGTGGAGACTCCTCACAGCTCTCAAGTTGTTATGTCTTGGAGCAGATGAATT TACCTACTGGAAGAAAGTGCTGCTTGGTGATGTAATTTCAGCCAGAAATGAAGAGAAGAGTTTGAACATAGCTGCAAAAATAGGCTTTTCTTTAATAGAAGAGATGCAGCATGTCCTTTACCAG ATTTCCCAAATGAAAAAGGACAAAGTGAACCTTGAAAACCAGCTGGCTTTGGTGGAAGCACTGCTCCTGGAAGAGCTGACAATCTTGCAAGCATCTGCAGGGACTATGTGCAACTTGCAGATGGCAATAGCTTGA
- the LOC142014203 gene encoding carbonyl reductase [NADPH] 1-like → MSSTPVAVVTGANKGIGFAIVQALCKQFTGDVYLTARDSGRGQAAVAKLQEEGLSPLFHQLDITDLQSIRTLRDFLKEKYGGLNVLVNNAGIAFKVAATTPFAVQAEVTLKTNFFATREVCAELLPLIKPYGRVVNVSSMVSVSALARCSQELQKKFRSDTITEEELAKLMMKFVEDTKKGVHEKEGWPNTAYGVSKIGVTVLSRIQARMLNEKRKADHILLNACCPGWVRTDMAGPNATKSPDEGAETPVYLALLGPDADGPHGQLVSEKRVKNW, encoded by the exons ATGTCCAGCACCCCAGTAGCTGTGGTGACGGGGGCCAACAAAGGAATCGGATTTGCTATTGTGCAGGCTCTGTGTAAGCAGTTCACTGGGGATGTGTACCTGACAGCCCGGGACTCGGGacggggtcaggctgcagtggcaaagctgcaggaggagggactGAGCCCGCTTTTCCACCAGCTGGACATCACTGATCTGCAAAGTATCCGGACTCTGCGGGACTTCCTGAAGGAGAAATACGGAGGGCTGAATGTGCTGGTTAACAATGCAGGGATCGCTTTCAAAG TTGCTGCTACCACTCCATTTGCTGTTCAGGCAGAAGTTACCCTGAAGACAAACTTCTTTGCAACAAGGGAGGTCTGTGCAGAGTTGCTACCTCTCATAAAGCCTTATG GCAGAGTGGTGAATGTATCTAGTATGGTAAGTGTATCAGCTCTGGCAAGATGtagccaggagctgcagaagaAGTTTCGCAGTGACACCATCACCGAAGAGGAGCTTGCAAAGCTCATGATGAAGTTTGTGGAAGACACCAAGAAGGGCGTGCATGAGAAGGAAGGCTGGCCAAACACTGCTTATGGTGTGTCCAAAATAGGAGTCACAGTCTTGTCCAGAATTCAGGCCCGGATGCTGAATGAGAAAAGGAAAGCTGATCATATTCTTCTGAATGCCTGTTGCCCTGGATGGGTGAGAACCGACATGGCAGGTCCCAATGCCACTAAAAGTCCAGATGAAGGAGCTGAGACTCCAGTTTACTTAGCTCTCTTAGGCCCTGATGCCGATGGGCCTCACGGGCAGTTGGTTAGTGAAAAGAGAGTGAAAAATTGGTAA